In the Natronobacterium texcoconense genome, one interval contains:
- a CDS encoding DUF255 domain-containing protein — MNDTTRVEWREWGQAAFDEAAEADIPVLLSLTATWCDHCHEMDDETYGEPRIAANVNDSFVPIRVDVDRYPRVRDRYNMGGFPSTVFLAPDGKVLTGAGYLGPDGMRQVLDSVRTMWQTKGSGAARIPRPLREDEPPAGKLTAEIETGMLGHLTDTYDEVAGGWGESPKFPLPDALEFALKRDREMALRSFDAVSANLLDEYDGGFYRFATDRDWSGLQHEKLLDSNGALVRAFANAYLLTGSNEYREPAERTIEFLTTTLWNGDVDAFANSQAPGEAAAHGIDATNREAADDPPVDDGVFAGPNALAIDGLLTYYAYTDDERARRYAERALETLREGLISDGVVAHAHANTDSSDENDPLLTNQARALTALTTTASTLDTGVLEEATAVADTTIDRLHDGDSFLDGTTEGVGLVERPLRPLDANVALADALIDLAALTGDDEYREYARETLEAFAGASERFGVQIAQYATAVSRLLEGPLVVYVADDPGSDLHRAALRMADHEKVVVPDATDDLEEGTARVEHGDETSTPAETPEELSERVQSVLE; from the coding sequence ATGAACGATACGACGCGCGTCGAGTGGCGCGAGTGGGGACAGGCGGCCTTCGACGAGGCTGCGGAGGCCGATATCCCGGTGTTGCTCTCGCTGACTGCGACGTGGTGCGATCACTGCCACGAGATGGACGACGAGACCTACGGGGAGCCACGCATCGCGGCGAACGTCAACGACAGTTTCGTCCCGATTCGGGTCGACGTCGACCGTTACCCGCGCGTCCGCGACCGATACAATATGGGTGGGTTCCCGTCGACCGTCTTCCTCGCTCCCGATGGAAAGGTCCTCACGGGCGCGGGCTATCTCGGCCCCGACGGGATGCGGCAGGTACTCGATAGCGTCCGGACCATGTGGCAGACGAAAGGCAGCGGCGCGGCCCGTATCCCCCGACCGCTCCGGGAGGACGAGCCACCAGCGGGTAAACTCACCGCAGAGATCGAAACCGGCATGCTCGGCCACCTCACCGATACCTACGACGAGGTCGCCGGCGGCTGGGGCGAGAGTCCGAAGTTCCCGCTACCCGACGCCCTCGAGTTCGCGCTCAAGCGCGACCGCGAGATGGCATTACGGTCGTTCGACGCGGTGAGCGCGAACCTGCTCGACGAGTACGACGGCGGCTTCTACCGGTTCGCGACGGATCGCGACTGGTCCGGACTGCAACACGAGAAACTGCTGGACTCCAACGGCGCGCTCGTGCGCGCGTTCGCGAACGCCTACCTACTCACCGGCAGCAACGAGTACCGTGAGCCCGCCGAACGGACGATCGAGTTCCTGACGACGACGCTGTGGAACGGCGACGTCGACGCCTTCGCCAACAGCCAAGCACCCGGCGAGGCAGCGGCTCACGGCATCGACGCAACCAACCGCGAGGCTGCGGACGACCCGCCGGTCGACGACGGCGTCTTCGCCGGGCCGAACGCGCTGGCGATCGACGGCCTGCTCACCTACTACGCCTACACCGACGACGAACGCGCACGCCGGTACGCCGAGCGCGCACTCGAGACGCTACGCGAGGGCCTCATCTCCGACGGCGTCGTCGCACACGCCCACGCGAATACTGACTCGAGCGACGAGAACGATCCGCTGCTGACGAATCAGGCCCGCGCGCTGACGGCGCTGACGACGACCGCGAGCACGCTCGATACCGGCGTCCTCGAGGAGGCGACGGCTGTCGCGGATACGACGATCGATCGACTCCACGACGGGGACTCGTTCCTCGACGGAACGACGGAGGGCGTCGGACTGGTCGAACGACCGCTCCGGCCGCTGGACGCGAACGTCGCCCTCGCGGACGCCTTGATCGACCTCGCAGCGCTGACCGGCGACGACGAGTACCGCGAGTACGCACGCGAGACGCTCGAGGCCTTCGCGGGCGCGAGCGAACGGTTCGGCGTCCAGATCGCACAGTACGCGACGGCAGTCTCCCGACTGCTCGAGGGGCCGCTCGTCGTTTACGTCGCGGACGACCCAGGTTCGGATCTTCACCGCGCGGCGCTCCGGATGGCCGACCACGAGAAGGTCGTCGTTCCGGACGCGACGGACGACCTCGAGGAGGGAACGGCACGCGTCGAACACGGCGACGAGACCTCGACACCGGCCGAAACTCCAGAGGAGTTGAGCGAACGTGTCCAGTCCGTTCTAGAGTAG
- a CDS encoding FxsA family protein: protein MLRWIFALLLIPFLDAMLLGIVVWELAAITWVGMVLLVVLTGLIGMLLVRAEGRRTIRKMQRSLAQGEPPTNELLDGGLLIAAGAFLLTPGLVTDLIGFLLVIPLTRIPIRAGLKRYVIVPYADKKTGGLASGQVWTVGFPEDVDPTQGGGPAGSSGSSSSGGTYDLGEDSYTVDLGESDTTDEEPDDSDPFAR, encoded by the coding sequence ATGCTCCGGTGGATCTTCGCGCTGTTGCTCATCCCGTTTCTCGATGCGATGTTGCTCGGCATCGTCGTCTGGGAGCTCGCCGCTATCACCTGGGTCGGGATGGTACTACTCGTCGTCCTGACCGGACTGATCGGAATGCTACTCGTCCGTGCGGAGGGACGGCGAACGATACGGAAGATGCAACGCTCGCTGGCTCAGGGAGAGCCGCCGACGAACGAACTGTTAGACGGCGGGCTGTTGATCGCCGCCGGAGCCTTCCTCCTGACTCCGGGACTGGTGACGGACCTGATCGGATTCCTGCTGGTGATCCCGCTCACCAGGATCCCGATCCGTGCCGGCCTCAAGCGGTACGTGATCGTTCCCTACGCCGACAAGAAGACGGGCGGTCTCGCGAGCGGCCAGGTCTGGACGGTCGGTTTCCCCGAGGACGTCGACCCGACCCAGGGCGGCGGACCGGCGGGATCGTCCGGGTCCTCGAGTAGCGGTGGGACGTACGACCTCGGTGAGGACTCTTACACGGTTGATCTCGGTGAGAGTGACACGACTGACGAGGAACCGGACGACAGCGACCCCTTCGCTCGGTAG
- a CDS encoding carboxymuconolactone decarboxylase family protein translates to MVSEQARMEIEESLGQVPSWMETIAEPAGDHSWGLFRDLTFGETELTAREKALVGVGVAAAISCPYCTYFHKQEARLDEVSEVELEETVNIASETRYFSTILHGNEVDVDEFVAETDEIVDHIKEGEAAAADD, encoded by the coding sequence ATGGTATCAGAACAAGCACGAATGGAGATCGAAGAGTCCCTCGGACAGGTTCCGAGCTGGATGGAAACGATCGCGGAACCGGCAGGCGACCACAGCTGGGGGCTCTTTCGAGACCTCACGTTTGGCGAGACCGAACTGACCGCACGCGAGAAGGCCCTCGTCGGCGTCGGCGTCGCAGCCGCTATCAGCTGTCCGTACTGCACCTACTTCCACAAGCAAGAGGCACGACTGGACGAGGTGTCGGAGGTCGAACTCGAGGAGACGGTCAACATCGCAAGCGAGACGCGGTACTTCTCGACGATCCTTCACGGGAACGAGGTCGACGTCGACGAGTTCGTCGCCGAGACCGACGAGATCGTCGACCACATCAAGGAAGGAGAAGCCGCGGCCGCAGACGACTGA
- the rdfA gene encoding rod-determining factor RdfA gives MADSNASPGPKPKVARLIEKYDLEGVGADLEARWTRTENRESLRSLAASFNERLLRAALAEADVDTITADVSHLYELLSGETGSRGERTQVERRLEREGIDVATLTDEFVSYGAIRSYLTGYRDVTPPSNDDDGHDRGNVAGTIEGLRQRTVSVTESKLESLRESDRLELGPHRVLADVQVLCEGCGKQYDVADLLESGTCDCFE, from the coding sequence ATGGCCGACTCGAACGCCAGCCCGGGGCCGAAACCGAAGGTCGCACGTCTCATCGAGAAGTACGACCTCGAGGGAGTCGGTGCCGACCTCGAGGCTCGCTGGACGCGGACCGAGAACCGCGAGAGCCTCCGTTCGCTCGCTGCGTCGTTCAACGAACGGCTGCTCCGGGCGGCACTCGCCGAGGCGGACGTCGATACGATCACGGCAGACGTCTCCCACCTGTACGAACTCCTGAGCGGCGAGACCGGGAGTCGTGGCGAACGAACGCAGGTCGAACGACGCCTCGAGCGCGAGGGAATAGACGTCGCGACGCTCACCGACGAATTCGTCTCCTACGGCGCGATCCGATCATATCTCACCGGCTATCGAGACGTTACGCCGCCGTCGAACGACGACGACGGTCACGATCGAGGAAACGTCGCGGGGACCATCGAAGGGCTGCGCCAGCGGACCGTGTCGGTCACCGAGAGCAAACTCGAGTCGCTTCGCGAATCCGACCGCCTCGAACTCGGGCCACACCGAGTGCTCGCCGACGTTCAGGTCCTCTGTGAGGGATGTGGCAAACAGTACGACGTCGCCGACCTGCTCGAGTCGGGCACCTGTGACTGCTTCGAGTAG
- a CDS encoding archaea-specific SMC-related protein produces the protein MATQESITREARLHARNIGGIDETTVELESGITVLAGRNATNRTSLLQAFMASLGGEYASLKADADEGYAELELDDETYRRTLRRSGGTTVMGGEPYLGDAELADLFAFLLESNPARRAVTTEDDLREIMLRPVDTDEIEAEITRFTAEKDQINEELDRLDALKSDLPRLEQQRTDLEGKIEDKRDELEAVKEAIEDAESQERQQDDQLEEKLSELRERRSDLEDVRFDLETERESLAALRDEREELDAERDELPDVESLDRDAVDEEIDELQRRSQEIDGVVSQLQSIVQFNEEMLEGSHPEIRELLAGGSDSDNSAEAVTEQLLEDEESVRCWTCGSEVRREEIEDTIDRLRSFQEQKLSERDDLEERIKSLRSERRELEQSRQERERVENRLDDVTDEIDRREERLEELTDRRDELETEIERLEDEAAELEEGTDKGSESSDSDESLLELNRRANELEFSLGRLERDLETTTDEIDEIESALEDRERLETRRDEIREQLEELRTRIDRIEREAVESFNDHMDAVLEVLEYDNIDRIWIERVGETVREGRRKVEQTAFDLHIVRSTGDGRTYEDTIDHLSESEREVTGLIFALAGYLVHEVYDEVPFMLLDSLEALDSNRIAALVEYFEEYTDFLVVALLPEDAEAIDDSHDRITEI, from the coding sequence ATGGCTACACAGGAGTCTATTACTCGAGAGGCTCGGCTACACGCCCGCAATATCGGCGGGATCGACGAAACCACCGTCGAACTCGAGTCCGGAATTACCGTCCTCGCAGGCCGGAACGCGACGAACCGAACCTCCCTGCTGCAGGCGTTTATGGCTTCCCTCGGTGGCGAGTACGCCTCGTTGAAGGCGGACGCCGACGAAGGGTACGCCGAACTCGAACTCGACGACGAGACCTATCGCCGGACGCTCCGTCGCAGCGGTGGCACGACCGTCATGGGCGGCGAACCCTACCTCGGGGACGCCGAACTCGCCGATCTATTCGCTTTTCTACTCGAGTCGAATCCTGCACGCCGGGCGGTCACGACCGAAGACGACCTCCGCGAGATCATGCTTCGGCCCGTCGACACCGACGAGATCGAGGCCGAGATCACTCGTTTCACTGCCGAAAAAGACCAGATCAACGAGGAACTCGACCGACTGGACGCCCTGAAAAGCGATCTTCCGCGACTCGAGCAACAGCGGACCGACCTCGAGGGGAAGATCGAGGACAAACGCGACGAACTCGAGGCGGTCAAGGAGGCGATCGAAGACGCCGAATCCCAGGAGCGACAGCAGGACGATCAGCTCGAGGAGAAGCTCTCGGAGCTTCGGGAGCGACGATCCGACCTCGAGGACGTCCGGTTCGACCTCGAAACGGAACGCGAGAGTCTGGCCGCGCTGCGGGACGAACGCGAGGAACTCGACGCAGAACGCGACGAATTACCGGACGTCGAGTCGCTCGACCGGGACGCCGTCGACGAAGAGATCGACGAACTCCAGCGGCGATCCCAGGAGATAGACGGCGTCGTCAGCCAACTCCAGAGCATCGTCCAGTTCAACGAGGAGATGCTCGAGGGCTCTCACCCCGAGATTCGGGAGCTACTCGCCGGCGGGAGCGACAGCGACAACAGCGCCGAAGCAGTGACCGAACAGCTCCTCGAGGACGAAGAGAGCGTCCGGTGCTGGACCTGCGGCAGCGAAGTCAGGCGAGAGGAAATCGAGGACACCATCGATCGCCTGCGTTCGTTCCAGGAGCAGAAACTCTCCGAGCGCGACGACCTGGAAGAACGGATCAAATCGCTCCGATCCGAACGACGGGAACTCGAGCAGAGTCGCCAGGAACGCGAACGCGTCGAGAATCGACTCGACGACGTCACCGACGAGATCGATCGACGGGAAGAACGGCTCGAAGAACTGACCGACCGACGCGACGAACTCGAGACCGAGATCGAACGGCTCGAGGACGAAGCTGCGGAACTCGAGGAGGGGACCGACAAGGGCAGTGAGAGCAGCGATTCGGACGAGAGCCTGCTCGAACTCAACCGCCGAGCGAACGAACTCGAGTTCTCGCTCGGACGGCTCGAACGCGACCTCGAGACGACGACCGACGAGATCGACGAGATCGAGTCGGCACTCGAGGACCGCGAGCGCCTCGAGACGCGACGCGACGAGATCCGCGAGCAACTCGAAGAACTGCGGACGCGGATCGACCGAATCGAACGCGAGGCCGTCGAGTCGTTCAACGACCACATGGACGCCGTCCTCGAGGTTCTCGAGTACGACAACATCGATCGGATCTGGATCGAGCGCGTCGGCGAGACGGTCCGGGAGGGACGGCGCAAGGTCGAGCAGACGGCGTTCGATCTCCACATCGTCCGCAGCACCGGCGACGGCCGGACCTACGAGGACACGATCGACCACCTGAGCGAGAGCGAACGCGAGGTCACCGGGCTGATCTTCGCACTCGCCGGCTACCTCGTCCACGAGGTCTACGACGAGGTGCCGTTCATGCTCCTGGACTCCCTCGAGGCGCTGGACTCGAACCGCATCGCCGCGCTCGTCGAGTACTTCGAGGAGTACACCGACTTCCTCGTCGTCGCCTTGCTCCCCGAGGACGCCGAGGCGATCGACGACAGCCACGACCGGATCACCGAGATATAG
- a CDS encoding helix-turn-helix transcriptional regulator, whose amino-acid sequence MLQSPADTSLEDIAFLARSEHRVSALVALADRPRSRSQLRDVTGASSSTVSRLVRQFEQRHWVVRNGHQYEATELGAFVASGMRDLLERIDTEHKLRDVWERLPNEADGFTIDMASDAVVTVADADGPYQPINRFTSLLGETDRFRFVGSDLALLEPCRDEFRNRVLEGMDAEIVDPPSVARYVRSQYPDHCTGPLESGNLTILVHDDLPPYGVCLFDDRIGISCYNPINGTVQAFVDTDAPEAREWAESIYASYRRDARQLAADSSE is encoded by the coding sequence ATGTTACAGAGCCCTGCAGATACGTCGCTCGAGGACATCGCGTTCCTCGCTCGGTCGGAACACAGGGTCAGTGCCCTCGTTGCGTTAGCCGACCGACCCCGAAGTCGATCCCAGCTTCGAGACGTGACCGGCGCATCGTCGTCGACAGTCAGCCGACTGGTACGGCAGTTCGAGCAACGCCACTGGGTCGTCAGGAACGGTCATCAGTACGAGGCGACGGAACTGGGAGCGTTCGTCGCGTCAGGAATGCGGGACCTCCTCGAGCGGATCGACACCGAGCACAAACTCCGGGACGTCTGGGAGCGGCTACCGAACGAAGCGGACGGCTTTACGATCGACATGGCGTCGGACGCCGTCGTAACGGTCGCCGACGCTGACGGACCGTATCAGCCGATAAACCGCTTTACTTCCCTGCTAGGGGAGACCGACAGATTCCGGTTCGTCGGCTCCGACCTGGCCCTGCTCGAGCCCTGCCGCGACGAGTTTCGGAATCGCGTTCTCGAGGGAATGGACGCGGAAATCGTCGATCCGCCGAGTGTCGCCAGGTACGTCCGCTCGCAGTATCCTGACCACTGCACCGGCCCGCTCGAGAGCGGGAACCTCACCATACTGGTTCACGACGACCTCCCGCCGTACGGCGTCTGTCTCTTCGATGACCGGATCGGGATCAGTTGTTACAACCCGATCAACGGAACGGTACAGGCGTTCGTCGACACGGATGCGCCCGAGGCCCGCGAGTGGGCGGAATCGATCTACGCCTCTTACCGACGGGACGCGCGACAACTGGCTGCCGACTCGTCGGAATGA
- a CDS encoding FAD-binding and (Fe-S)-binding domain-containing protein, with product MSLEPSADPATDRRTNYDYRSDDVDRPALVADLEKLVGCDVRADSYSRQLYATDASAYEMTPIAVVFPESTDDVAAVLEYCSKRQIPVLPRGGGTSLAGQTVNRAVVLDFTRHMDEIRAIDPDEALATVQPGTVLGTLNEALSPHGLKFAPDPAWGDKSAIGGAIGNNSTGSHSLKYGKTDAYVESAEVVLADGTVTEFGEVTLEEIDERADPDGDLEGRIYAEVQRIVAEKDDLIDETYPDLKRNVSGYNLDRLVAEARGDTLPGGEETGEPGTVNLARLLAGSEGTLAIVTEATVSLEPVPETKAVSLLCYRDLHDAMEDVAPILEHDPAAVEVLDDVLIDLARGTAEFGPVTEILPEGTNAVLLVEFYADDADHGREQVAGLLADRCPDATADGEPAGDAPTLEADALAIDALEAYDDAERAKLWKLRKSGLPILLSRTTDEKHISFIEDTAIPPENLPTFVERFEAILEKHDTYATFYAHAGPGVLHVRPLINTKTETGLDQLHGIADDVTDLVVELDGSVSGEHGDGRARTQWNRKRYGEELWETFQDLKTAFDPDWILNPGQVVFREENPTDLRENLRFDPDYEFDSGFEPTLEWDNDNGFQGMVELCHGCGGCRGEQSTTGGVMCPTYRASQEEITATRGRANALRQAMSGDLEPGEAFSDEFVEEVMGLCIGCKGCAIDCPSEVDMAKLKAEVTHEYHERNGATLRDRLFANVDSLSRLGSRFAPLSNILPKVPGARWLLETTLGIDSNRPLPTFHGQTFRDWFDERGGCTVPESEAERKVVLYPDTYTNYSNPDAGRAAVRVLEAAGVHVAVPDELGDTGRPAFSKGFLEQARDTAVENVEHLAPEVADGYDVVVVEPSDAVMLQSDYLDLLDDETVETVASATYGVCEYVDTFRLDESIAFDATDEDLTYHGHCHQKATAKDHHAVGVLRRAGYGVDPLDSGCCGMAGSFGYEAEHGSMSDAIASILYDQVANSDGDRVVAPGASCRTQLENRPAGEKPPTPIEVVADALE from the coding sequence ATGTCCCTCGAGCCGAGCGCCGATCCAGCGACGGACCGGCGTACGAACTACGATTACCGGAGCGACGACGTCGATCGGCCGGCGCTGGTCGCCGACCTCGAGAAACTCGTCGGCTGTGACGTCCGGGCGGATTCGTACTCCCGCCAGCTGTACGCAACGGACGCCAGCGCCTACGAGATGACGCCAATCGCCGTCGTCTTCCCGGAGTCGACCGACGACGTCGCCGCCGTTCTCGAGTACTGTTCGAAGCGACAGATTCCGGTCCTCCCGCGTGGCGGTGGGACGAGTCTGGCCGGACAGACGGTCAACCGAGCCGTCGTCCTGGACTTTACGCGGCACATGGACGAGATTCGGGCGATCGATCCCGACGAGGCGCTCGCGACGGTCCAGCCCGGAACGGTCCTCGGGACGCTCAACGAGGCGCTTTCCCCCCACGGCCTGAAGTTCGCGCCCGACCCCGCATGGGGTGACAAGAGCGCGATCGGCGGCGCGATCGGCAACAACTCGACCGGATCACACTCGCTGAAGTACGGCAAGACCGACGCCTACGTCGAATCCGCGGAGGTCGTGCTCGCCGACGGGACCGTCACGGAGTTTGGCGAGGTCACGCTCGAGGAGATCGACGAGCGCGCCGACCCCGACGGCGACCTCGAGGGGCGGATCTACGCCGAGGTGCAACGCATCGTAGCGGAGAAGGACGATCTGATCGACGAGACCTATCCCGACCTCAAACGCAACGTCTCCGGCTACAACCTGGATCGACTCGTCGCCGAGGCTCGAGGGGATACCCTTCCGGGTGGCGAAGAAACCGGCGAACCCGGCACCGTCAACCTCGCACGATTGCTGGCCGGCAGCGAGGGGACGCTCGCGATCGTCACCGAAGCGACCGTCTCGCTCGAGCCGGTTCCCGAAACGAAGGCCGTCTCCCTGCTGTGTTACCGGGACCTCCACGACGCGATGGAAGACGTCGCACCGATCCTCGAGCACGATCCAGCGGCGGTAGAAGTGTTAGACGACGTGCTGATCGACCTGGCCCGGGGTACCGCGGAGTTCGGTCCCGTCACCGAAATCCTGCCGGAGGGAACGAACGCCGTCCTCCTCGTCGAATTCTACGCCGACGACGCAGACCACGGCCGCGAACAGGTCGCGGGACTGCTCGCGGATCGCTGTCCCGACGCAACCGCGGACGGCGAGCCAGCCGGCGATGCGCCCACACTCGAGGCCGACGCGCTGGCGATCGACGCGCTCGAGGCCTACGACGACGCCGAACGCGCGAAACTGTGGAAACTGCGCAAGTCGGGGCTCCCGATCTTGCTCTCGCGAACCACCGACGAGAAACACATCTCGTTCATCGAGGACACCGCGATCCCACCCGAGAACCTCCCGACGTTCGTCGAGCGGTTCGAGGCGATCCTCGAGAAACACGACACGTACGCCACCTTCTACGCCCACGCGGGCCCCGGTGTCCTTCACGTCCGGCCGCTGATCAACACGAAGACCGAAACCGGACTCGACCAGTTGCACGGCATCGCCGACGACGTGACCGACCTCGTGGTCGAACTGGACGGCTCCGTTTCGGGCGAACACGGCGACGGTCGCGCCCGCACCCAGTGGAACCGAAAACGGTACGGCGAGGAACTCTGGGAGACGTTCCAGGATCTCAAGACCGCGTTCGATCCCGACTGGATCCTGAATCCGGGCCAGGTCGTCTTCCGCGAGGAAAACCCGACAGATCTGCGAGAGAACCTCCGGTTCGACCCCGACTACGAGTTCGACTCCGGCTTCGAGCCGACCCTCGAGTGGGACAACGACAACGGGTTCCAGGGGATGGTCGAACTCTGTCACGGCTGTGGTGGCTGTCGCGGCGAGCAGTCGACGACCGGCGGCGTGATGTGTCCGACCTACCGGGCCAGCCAGGAGGAGATCACGGCCACCCGCGGCCGAGCGAACGCCCTTCGGCAGGCGATGAGCGGCGACCTCGAGCCCGGTGAGGCCTTCTCCGACGAGTTCGTCGAGGAGGTGATGGGGCTCTGTATCGGCTGCAAGGGCTGTGCCATTGACTGTCCGAGCGAGGTCGACATGGCGAAGCTCAAGGCCGAAGTGACTCACGAGTACCACGAGCGAAACGGCGCGACGCTCCGGGATCGGCTCTTCGCGAACGTCGACTCGCTCTCGAGGCTCGGTAGCCGGTTCGCGCCGCTGTCGAATATCCTTCCCAAAGTGCCCGGCGCACGCTGGCTGCTCGAAACCACGCTCGGCATCGATTCTAACCGGCCGCTGCCGACGTTCCACGGACAGACGTTCCGCGATTGGTTCGACGAACGCGGCGGCTGTACAGTTCCGGAATCGGAGGCCGAACGGAAGGTCGTCCTCTACCCCGACACCTACACTAACTACAGCAATCCCGACGCCGGCAGAGCCGCCGTTCGCGTCCTCGAGGCCGCGGGCGTCCACGTCGCCGTCCCCGACGAACTGGGCGATACCGGCCGCCCTGCCTTCTCGAAGGGCTTTCTCGAGCAGGCCCGCGACACCGCCGTCGAGAACGTCGAGCACCTCGCGCCGGAGGTTGCAGACGGGTACGATGTGGTCGTCGTCGAACCCTCCGACGCCGTCATGCTGCAGTCGGACTACCTCGACCTGCTCGACGACGAGACAGTCGAGACGGTCGCAAGCGCAACGTACGGCGTCTGCGAGTACGTGGACACGTTCCGGCTGGACGAGTCCATCGCGTTCGACGCGACCGACGAGGACCTGACCTACCACGGACACTGCCACCAGAAGGCGACAGCGAAAGACCACCACGCCGTCGGCGTCCTCCGCCGGGCCGGGTACGGAGTCGACCCGCTCGACTCGGGCTGCTGTGGCATGGCCGGCTCCTTCGGCTACGAGGCCGAACACGGCTCGATGAGCGACGCCATCGCGAGCATCCTCTACGACCAGGTCGCAAACAGCGACGGCGACCGCGTCGTCGCCCCCGGCGCATCCTGTCGTACCCAACTCGAGAACCGACCCGCAGGCGAGAAGCCACCGACGCCGATCGAGGTCGTCGCCGACGCGCTCGAGTAA
- a CDS encoding acyl-CoA dehydrogenase family protein: MLDFVQLEADLDQEERMIRDTAREFVDEHVRPDIGDHFEEGTFPTELIPKMGELGFYAPNLEGYGSPNVSETAYGLLMQELEACDSGLRSMASVQGALVMYPIHAYGSEEQKEEWLPKLGQGEAVGCFGLTEPEHGSNPSGMETYATEDGDGYVLNGSKTWITNSPIADVAVVWARDRSADEEPVRGFLVETDRDGVTTNKITEKLSLRASITGEIGLNDVSVPEENVLPGVSGMKGPLSCLTQARYGIAWGAVGAARDAFEEARQYAQDREQFGGPIGRFQLQQGKLAEMATQITLAQLLAYRLAELKERGDMQPQHVSMAKRNNVRMARDQSRVAREMLGGNGITTDYSPMRHMANMETVYTYEGTHDIHTLVLGEELTGIPAYQ, translated from the coding sequence ATGCTGGATTTCGTTCAGCTCGAGGCGGACCTCGACCAGGAAGAGCGGATGATCCGCGACACCGCCCGGGAGTTCGTCGACGAACACGTCAGGCCCGATATCGGCGACCACTTCGAGGAGGGAACCTTCCCGACGGAGCTGATCCCGAAGATGGGTGAGCTCGGGTTTTACGCGCCGAACCTCGAGGGATACGGCTCGCCGAACGTCTCCGAGACGGCCTACGGACTCCTGATGCAGGAACTCGAGGCCTGTGACTCGGGACTGCGGTCGATGGCCTCGGTCCAGGGCGCGCTGGTGATGTACCCGATCCACGCCTACGGCAGCGAGGAACAGAAAGAAGAGTGGCTGCCGAAACTCGGGCAGGGCGAGGCGGTCGGCTGTTTCGGTCTGACCGAACCCGAACACGGCTCGAACCCCTCGGGGATGGAGACCTACGCCACTGAGGACGGCGACGGCTACGTACTCAACGGCTCGAAGACCTGGATCACGAACTCGCCGATCGCGGACGTCGCCGTCGTCTGGGCTCGCGACCGCTCCGCGGACGAGGAGCCGGTGCGTGGATTCCTGGTCGAGACCGACCGCGACGGCGTCACGACCAACAAGATCACCGAAAAGCTCTCGCTGCGGGCCTCGATCACGGGCGAGATCGGGCTGAACGACGTCTCCGTCCCCGAAGAGAACGTCCTGCCGGGCGTCTCCGGGATGAAGGGGCCGCTGTCCTGTCTCACGCAGGCTCGCTACGGCATCGCCTGGGGTGCGGTCGGCGCGGCTCGAGACGCCTTCGAGGAGGCGCGCCAGTACGCCCAGGACCGCGAGCAGTTCGGCGGACCGATCGGTCGGTTCCAGCTCCAGCAGGGGAAACTCGCGGAGATGGCGACCCAGATCACGCTCGCCCAGTTGCTCGCCTACCGGCTGGCCGAACTCAAGGAACGCGGCGACATGCAGCCACAGCACGTCTCGATGGCCAAACGCAACAACGTCCGGATGGCCCGCGACCAGTCACGAGTCGCCCGCGAGATGCTCGGTGGCAACGGGATCACGACCGACTACTCGCCGATGCGACACATGGCCAACATGGAGACGGTCTACACCTACGAAGGAACCCACGACATCCACACGCTGGTCCTGGGCGAAGAACTGACTGGTATCCCGGCGTACCAGTAA